In Gadus chalcogrammus isolate NIFS_2021 chromosome 1, NIFS_Gcha_1.0, whole genome shotgun sequence, one DNA window encodes the following:
- the fmnl3 gene encoding formin-like protein 3 isoform X4, with translation MGNIESVDGHSEMKPHIMPLKVPMPDSTELEEKFAIVLNSMNLPPDKARLLRQYDNEKKWDLICDQERFQVKNPPHTYIQKLRSYLDPGVTRKKFRRRVQESTKVLRELEISLRTNHIGWVREFLNDENRGLDILVEYLSFAQCAVIYGSVTNTKTIKNSRLVSQKDDVHVCIMCLRAIMNYQYGFNMVMSHPHAVNEIALSLNNKNSRTKALVLELLAAVCLVRGGHEIILSAFDNFKEVCKEKQRFERLMDYFRSEEANIDFMVACMQFINIMVHSVEDMNFRVHLQYEFTKLGLDDYLEKSKHTESDKLSVQIQAYLDNVFDVGGLLEDAETKNAALEKVDELEEHLSHVTEKLLDLENETMMKVADLEKIVLQKDKELHVMRETSESTSTQVSTLRRMIKEKDAAYQRHFSIEKRLMELEQQGTIRLHKKPDGDIAIEPLASGACGGGVPGGAGIPGDRGLGFPLGGGGQSLLLPEPPVERTATEGVDPSLPPASEAPPPPPPPPPPPPPLPSATGIPCAPGPPPPPPLPDGSRSFPILSLGLSAIRIKKPIKTKFRLPIFNWTALKPNQINGTVFNEIDDERVLEELDLERFEELFKTRAQVATVDLSSTTNKVANKAVNKITLLDANRSKNLAITLRKANKKPEEICKAIEKFDLKALPVDFVECLMRFLPTEAEVKVLRQYERERRPLDQLAEEDRFMMLFSKIERLTQRMNIITFVGNFSDSITMLTPQLNAVIAASGSVKSSSKLRRMLEIILALGNYMNSSKRGSVYGFKLQSLDLLLDTKSTDRKMTLLHYIALIVKEKYSDLANFYSELHYVDKAAAVSLENVLLDVRELGKGMDLIKRECSRHDHPVLKAFLHSSDALLDKLQKDAKASEEAFNNVVNFFGESSKTTPPSVFFPVFVRFIKAYKDAVEENQQRKKQEEALREKLLAQEAKQHDPKVQAHKKKQQQQELIAELRKRQAKEHRPVYEGKDGTIEDIITVLKSVPFTARTAKRGSRFFCEANLCEDGNC, from the exons AATTCCATGAATCTACCTCCAGACAAAGCAAGACTTCTAAGACAGTATGACAACGAGAAGAAGTGGGACCTTATATGTGACCAG GAGAGATTTCAAGTAAAGAAcccgccacacacatacatccagaaGCTACGCAGCTACCTAGATCCTGGAGTCACCCGAAAG AAGTTCCGAAGGCGGGTCCAAGAATCCACTAAAGTCTTGCGGGAGTTGGAGATCTCTCTGCGGACCAACCACATCGG GTGGGTCAGAGAGTTCCTCAACGATGAGAACCGAGGTCTTGACATCTTGGTGGAGTACCTCTCCTTTGCCCAGTGTGCTGTTat ATATGGCTCGGTGACGAACACCAAAACCATCAAGAACTCCCGTCTAGTCAGCCAGAAGGACGATGTACACGTGTGCATCATGTGCCTGAGAGCCATCATGAACTACCAG TACGGCTTCAACATGGTCATGTCCCATCCGCATGCTGTCAACGAGATCGCTCTCAGCCTGAACAATAAGAACTCGAG GACGAAAGCGCTGGTGTTGGAGCTGCTGGCCGCCGTCTGTCTGGTCAGAGGAGGCCACGAAATCATCCTCTCAGCGTTCGATAACTTTAAAGAG GTGTGTAAGGAGAAGCAGCGATTCGAGAGGCTGATGGATTACTTTCGCTCTGAGGAAGCAAACATTGACTTCATG GTGGCCTGCATGCAGTTCATCAACATCATGGTCCACTCGGTGGAGGACATGAACTTCAGGGTCCACCTGCAGTACGAGTTCACTAAGCTGGGCCTGGACGACTACTTGGAG AAATCGAAGCACACAGAGAGCGACAAGCTGTCGGTGCAGATCCAGGCCTACCTTGACAACGTGTTCGACGTCGGCGGTCTACTGGAAGATGCAGAAACTAAGAACGCAGCGCTGGAGAAGGTGGACGAGCTCGAGGAGCACCTGTCCCAC gTGACGGAGAAGCTGCTGGACTTGGAGAATGAGACCATGATGAAAGTAGCAGACCTGGAGAAGATTGTCCTTCAAAAGGATAAGGAACTACACGTAATGCGG GAAACCTCTGAGTCGACCAGCACCCAGGTGAGCACCCTGAGGAGGATGATCAAGGAGAAGGACGCGGCCTACCAGAGACACTTCAGCATCGAGAAGCGGCTGATGGAGCTGGAGCAACAGGGCACCATCCGCCTGCACAAGAAACCCGACGGCGACATCGCCATCGAGCCGCTAGCCAGCGGCGCCTGCGGAGGCGGAGTCCCGGGCGGCGCCGGTATCCCTGGCGACCGTGGCCTCGGGTTCCCGCTGGGCGGCGGCGGACAGTCGCTGCTGCTGCCGGAGCCTCCTGTCGAGCGAACGGCGACAGAGGGCGTCGACCCCAGTTTACCCCCCGCCAGCGAggctccgcccccgccgcctcctccacccccgccgCCTCCACCGCTTCCCTCGGCCACAG gcATCCCGTGTGCACCAGGgccgcccccacctccacctctgccGGACGGTTCTCGCTCCTTCCCCATACTGAGTTTGGGCCTGTCAG CGATCAGAATCAAGAAGCCAATCAAAACCAAGTTCCGCTTGCCAATCTTCAACTGGACGGCGCTCAAGCCCAATCAGATCAACGGCACCGTCTTCAACGAGATTGACGACGAGCGCGTCCTGGAG GAGTTGGACCTAGAGAGGTTTGAGGAGCTGTTCAAGACCAGAGCCCAGGTGGCTACGGTGGATCTGTCCAGCACTACAAACAAGGTGGCCAACAAGGCTGTGAACAAAATCACCCTGCTGGACGCCAATCGCTCCAAGAACCTGGCCATCACACTGAGAAAGGCCAACAAGAAGCCTGAGGAGATCTGCAAAGCCATAGAGAA GTTCGACCTGAAGGCCCTGCCCGTGGACTTCGTGGAGTGCCTGATGCGCTTCCTGCCCACGGAGGCCGAGGTGAAGGTGCTGCGGCAGTACGAGCGCGAGCGGCGCCCGCTGGACCAGCTGGCGGAGGAGGACCGCTTCATGATGCTCTTCAGTAAGATCGAGAGGCTCACGCAGCGCATGAACATCATCACCTTCGTGGGGAACTTCTCCGACAGCATCACCATGCTGACGCCGCAGCTCAACGCCGTGATCGCCGCCTCCGGCTCCGTCAAGTCCTCGTCCAAGTTGAGGAGGATGCTTGAG ATCATCCTAGCCCTGGGCAACTACATGAACAGCAGCAAAAGAGGCTCAGTGTATGGCTTTAAACTGCAGAGTCTGGATCTG CTGTTGGACACCAAGTCGACAGACAGGAAGATGACCCTGCTCCACTACATCGCGCTCATCGTCAAGGAGAAGTACTCGGACCTGGCAAACTTCTACAGCGAGCTGCACTATGTGGACAAGGCAGCAGCAG TGTCCCTGGAGAACGTGCTGCTGGACGTGCGGGAGCTGGGCAAGGGCATGGACCTGATCAAGAGGGAGTGCAGCCGGCACGACCACCCGGTGCTCAAGGCCTTCCTGCACTCCAGCGACGCCCTGCTGGACAAGCTGCAGAAGGACGCCAAGGCATCGGAG GAGGCCTTCAACAATGTGGTGAACTTCTTTGGCGAGAGCTCAAAGACGACTCCCCCGTCTGTGTTCTTCCCCGTGTTCGTGAGGTTCATCAAAGCTTACAAG GATGCAGTGGAGGAAAACCAGCAGAGGAAAAAGCAGGAGGAAGCCTTGAGAGAGAAGTTACTGGCGCAGGAGGCTAAACAGCACGACCCCAAG GTCCAGGCCCAcaagaagaagcagcagcagcaggagctgaTCGCAGAGCTGAGGAAGCGGCAGGCTAAAGAGCACCGGCCCGTGTACGAGGGCAAGGACGGGACCATAGAGGACATCATCACAG tgtTGAAGAGCGTGCCCTTCACAGCGCGCACCGCTAAGCGGGGCTCGCGGTTCTTCTGTGAAGCCAACCTCTGCGAAGACGGCAACTGCTAG